CCCACAAACTCGAAGAAGCCTACCGAGTCTGCAACCATTTGCTGGTGCTCTCCGGCGGACAAATTCTGGCAGAGGGCAGCAAACAAGACATCTTTGAGCGACCGCCCACCGTTGAAGTGGCGCAGATCACGGAATGTAAAAACTTTTCCCAAGCGCGGCGAGTCGATGAGCACCATATCGACGCCTTGGACTGGGGCTGCTGCCTGCAGGTGACCAACCCCATGGCGTCTAAATTGGGCTATGTGGGGTTGCGCGCCCATCACATTAAGTTCCCGCAAACCACCGATCAGAGCAATACCTACCTGGGTTGGTTAGCCATGACCATAGAAACTCAACACCGGGTCACGGTTTACATCAAGCTCCACAGCAAACCCCAATCTCCCCAGGATTACCATCTCCAAGCAGAGCTCTACCGAGAGCAATGGAATCGCCTACAGCATCGCCCCCTTCCCTGGCCGATTCACTTCGATCCCGCCAGCCTGATCACCATGCCATACTAATCGGGGCTACCCAATACAGCCCAAACCACTTGGCTCAGCTTTGGATCAGGCTGCTCCGACATGAAACCTCAACCCGTCACCGCCTAGCCTGTGCAACCATGCCCGCTTGCCCAGGATGATCATTGTCGAACTTATGTTGATCACGCTCCAGCATCGTGGTTTTCCCTCAAGATCCTAAGTCGATCCGCCCGGAAACCGCAGCCCATCAACACATTCTTCTACCTTTGCTCCGGCTATTGTGCCAATTTGCGACCATGGCACAACCCATGTGACAGTTAGACGGGCGGTATACTGCCAACCCATTCTTGGGAAAAGAGATACTACACTTAAGATCAGCAATGTAAAGATTTGCAAGGATAGCAGCGTAGATGGAATTGGCGACAGCTCTCAAGGGGCAGACTGTCCAGAATGTGATTCGCACAGTGGGCATCAACCCCAATCACTGGTATCCCGTTGGATGGGCCGACCGGCTCAAGCCCGGTCAGATCATGCCCGTTATGGTCTGGCAACAAGCGATCGCAGTCTACCGCGATCAGGAGGGTCAACTTCATGCGTTGGAGGATGCCTGTCCCCATCGCGGCGTCGCCCTGCATAAGGGCAAAGTCCACGGTAAACACATTGCCTGTGCTTACCACGGCTGGGAATTTAATGGCGATACGGGAGCCTGTGCCAAGATTCCCTACCTGCCTGATGAACAGAAATTGCCCTGTGCGAATGCTCGCAGCTACCCCATTCAGGAAAAATACAACCTGCTCTGGGTCTTTCCGGGTGATGCTGACCAAGTGGAGGCCCACGACATTCCCTCCGTGCCGGAGTATGGCGATATGGGTTGGCTGATGGTGCCGGTGACGGCCCACTTCAAGGCCCATTTCACCATTTGTAACGAAAATGCGATGGATGTTTTCCATGGCTTTTTGCACGAAGAACTCCAAGGCTGGTTTGATCCGGTTTTATTAGACCTGAAGCAAACAGACGACTTGGTGCGGGCAGAATATCAGGTGTCCTATAAAGGTCGATTGGCCAAGTTTTTAGGATTAAGCGATCGCGCCGATGAAGTTACCACTCTGCCGATTGCGGTGCAATATCGATACCCCCACTTTGCTAGCGCACTCAAGGGTGTGTCGTCGCTCTATCTGATGCGATCGCCCGTTGGCCCTACGGAAAGTCGTTCCTTTGCGCTATTTTTCTTCCGCGTGAAGCTGCCCCAGTGGCTCTTAAATCCGATTCGACCGGTTTTGAGTGATTTCATTCAGCGATTTCTGCTCCAGCGGTTCCTCCGCCAGGATGTCGAAATGATGGAAAGTGAGCAGCAAGCCTATCTACGGCATCCTAGCCGTCGCTATGTTGAGATCAACCCCGCTATTCTGGCACTTCAGCGTCTGACAGTCCGGCAATATGAACAATTTGTGCAACAATCAAGTCATTCTTCTGGTCAGTCGCAAAACCAACACGCTGCACGTTCATCGATCGGGGCATCCTCTACCATCGAGGCTGTGATGTCGAACGCGGTTGAGACGCCATCCCTAGAGGGCTTAGTACAATGAGCGTCAGCTTTTAGTCGCTAGAGTGGGGTGATGGCACTACGGAGTTCAGTTGAGTAAACGGTTACGCCGAGGATTACAGATCCGTCCGTTTGATGGCAAAATCTCGATTGGAGCAACCTCTTGTATCCAGCATTGGCAGCCGCTTGGCCAACTTCGCCTAGCCAATATCCATGTCGCGATCGCAGAGGCACAATGTTACCGATAACACAAGGTGAGGGGAGTTTACTGTGCAAGTTGTTAAAGAGTACGTTCAAAAATGGTATGAAAGCGGGTTAGACCCCGAGGAATTTATTTGTCACGGCAAAGATGGCAATTTAGTTGATATCGAAGATGCTGCAACAGGCGATCGCCGCACGGTTTTAACCTTTTGCACCAATGATGTGTTGGGGCTCACGCAAAATCCAGCCGTCCAGCAGGCTGCCATTGATTCCATCCTGCAATACGGCACCTCCAATAGCTCCTGCTCGGTGCTGAGTGGGCGGATTGACCTCCATCGCCAGCTAGAAAACGAAATTTCTGAGTTCAAGCACCTTGAACACACCCAGCTTTTCCTAAATGCCTGGATGGCTTTGCAAGCCTTGATGGATGCCTTTTGCCATCTAGCCATCCCCGTGCCTGGGTTTCAGCATACCCGCGAGACCATTATCTTCACCGATGTGCTCAACCACGGCTGCATCGTCTCCGCCATTTCCAACGCCGGCACCCGCTCCGGCAAGCTGTTTGGCCATAGCCCTCGGGTGAGAGTTCGCGCCTATCGCCATTGCGACATGGACGACCTAGCCCGCAAGATGAAGCGCTACGTACGTCCCGACGATCGCATTATGGTGATTTCCGATGCCGTCTTCTCCATGGATGGCGACATCGCTCCCTTGCCGGAGATGATCGACATCATGTCTCACTACGAAGGCAGCGTTTTGGTGATGGACGAAGCCCATGCCAGCGGAGCCCTCGGTGCCACCGGTCGCGGCATCTACGAACACTTTGGCTTGCTGCCCCAGCACGCCATCGAGCGCGGCGTGATTCCGTTGATTATGACCACCTTCTCCAAGTTTGCCGCCTCGGCCGGAGCTGCCATCAGCAGCCACGTGGCAGAGCTGAAGCCGTTGCTGAATGTGTCACCCACATCCATAGGCACCATCTCCCTGCCGCCTCCAACCACCGCCGCTGCCCTAGAAAGTATTCGCCAAGTGCGCCAAACCCCCGAGCTGGTGGGTCGCCTGCATGAGAATACCCGCTATCTGCGATCGCGCCTGACGGATCTAGGCTTCGATGCTATCGGCGAAACCAACGTGGTGCCTGTGTTGCTGCCGCCGGAGATCAACCCGAAGGAATTTGGGCAGAAGATCATGAATGACTACGGCATCTGGATTTCGCCCATTTGGTTCATTGCCAAGCCCCGAATGCGGATTACGGTGAATGCTCGCCACACCCGAGAGGAGCTCGATCGGCTCGTGGCTGGCATGGTAGGCACCCGCGATGCCCTCCTCTGCAAGCAAACCCTCACGGCTTAAGACTGAGGGATCCGACTCTCTCGGGCCAGGAGCGATCGCTCCTCAGCCGGGAGTCGGATCATCTCTAGACCACCTCAGCGTCCCGACGATCTTGAATCATCGGGACGCTTGCTGTTTGGGGATCTTAG
This portion of the Leptolyngbya sp. CCY15150 genome encodes:
- a CDS encoding aromatic ring-hydroxylating dioxygenase subunit alpha, which encodes MELATALKGQTVQNVIRTVGINPNHWYPVGWADRLKPGQIMPVMVWQQAIAVYRDQEGQLHALEDACPHRGVALHKGKVHGKHIACAYHGWEFNGDTGACAKIPYLPDEQKLPCANARSYPIQEKYNLLWVFPGDADQVEAHDIPSVPEYGDMGWLMVPVTAHFKAHFTICNENAMDVFHGFLHEELQGWFDPVLLDLKQTDDLVRAEYQVSYKGRLAKFLGLSDRADEVTTLPIAVQYRYPHFASALKGVSSLYLMRSPVGPTESRSFALFFFRVKLPQWLLNPIRPVLSDFIQRFLLQRFLRQDVEMMESEQQAYLRHPSRRYVEINPAILALQRLTVRQYEQFVQQSSHSSGQSQNQHAARSSIGASSTIEAVMSNAVETPSLEGLVQ
- a CDS encoding aminotransferase class I/II-fold pyridoxal phosphate-dependent enzyme, whose translation is MQVVKEYVQKWYESGLDPEEFICHGKDGNLVDIEDAATGDRRTVLTFCTNDVLGLTQNPAVQQAAIDSILQYGTSNSSCSVLSGRIDLHRQLENEISEFKHLEHTQLFLNAWMALQALMDAFCHLAIPVPGFQHTRETIIFTDVLNHGCIVSAISNAGTRSGKLFGHSPRVRVRAYRHCDMDDLARKMKRYVRPDDRIMVISDAVFSMDGDIAPLPEMIDIMSHYEGSVLVMDEAHASGALGATGRGIYEHFGLLPQHAIERGVIPLIMTTFSKFAASAGAAISSHVAELKPLLNVSPTSIGTISLPPPTTAAALESIRQVRQTPELVGRLHENTRYLRSRLTDLGFDAIGETNVVPVLLPPEINPKEFGQKIMNDYGIWISPIWFIAKPRMRITVNARHTREELDRLVAGMVGTRDALLCKQTLTA